The following proteins come from a genomic window of Acanthopagrus latus isolate v.2019 chromosome 5, fAcaLat1.1, whole genome shotgun sequence:
- the ankle2 gene encoding ankyrin repeat and LEM domain-containing protein 2, which yields MEAVLSRLRGLSADELREEFARAGVKCGPITATTRATFERKLARVLAGPESSATELDSSSSAGVSGSATAVADHGKPVSCATLAVATNTAAASSKPTETASEELDFGYGIGLNPPEEEEISAKTSSHSLAEGSNSQFKTEISSKPAQVSPTFYYGVCPLWDDVLARNERAHVYTDKKDALQAVKMMKGARFKAFPIREDAEKFAKGICDYFPSPNKSTPCVSPVKPGLVMGKDHMEVDTINRERANSFKSPRTQDLTAKLRKAVEKGDEVAFSELVWNNPRYLIGSGDNPTIVQEGCRYNVMHVAAKENQAGVAQLLLDTLENPEFMRLMYPDDQEVMLQKRIRYIVDLYLNTPDKAGFETPLHFACKFGCPDMVNVLCSHPDIDKNCKNKDGQKPCDLICSRKNKTQEVKQKISDYLEDRCYIPLLRAADNTTQPIIGALWSPESSESLSLAQLHGRSPMDPLMTVTAFAGPLSPSKADDFRRSWKTPPRERADDFHHILKSDPDRGAERVGRQLAHVMGHPWAEYWDFLDSFVDLSSTDGLRKLEEYLSKKDFSPLAHEEAGENETSNRFKTPSPAKPKKFCNSISVGAFLDEGDDISLEEMKNRQNAALTSITSSAASKDSLKGAVGGREFHILPIALHHRGADLIETAAEQDLLCCCDDGLLSPGIVCKNGVCSSSRDRTHNGDKVAPRTSPSSSSCLLSPISNLMVEFERMTLQEPLDSPTSCRERRSSGGSRHREARDSYGSPSAADLNSGLNRLSLGHSSQDSETVEGPGWRTGGGGAEERRSSGSSEEYFEAEESLEVLGRTRGSVSGGRNFCARSKSWDHGGRDLSSSGSSGSSYKSLENSNEFLPRTPPQMRRGLFIEGDTPTKLDREVLSAIEGIDVDPQKYPSIQKWKSTMKSFSASDMHSWPSPAVVKPRLRMQHQTPGSPVSSLMSPTGRFSPARHTASPDFSPSRYSPANASYIQRIRLKHF from the exons ATGGAGGCGGTTCTGAGCAGGCTGAGGGGGCTAAGTGCTGATGAACTGCGCGAGGAGTTTGCACGTGCAGGCGTCAAGTGCGGCCCCATCACAGCTACCACCCGAGCCACCTTTGAGAGGAAGTTAGCCCGAGTCCTGGCTGGACCCGAGAGCAGTGCCACTGAATTGGACAGCAGCTCATCAGCAGGCGTCTCGGGCAGTGCGACCGCTGTTGCTGATCACGGCAAACCAGTGTCATGTGCCACCTTAGCCGTTGCAACCAATACTGCTGCAGCAAGCAGCAAGCCTACTGAGACTGCAAGTGAGGAGTTGGACTTTGGCTACGGAATAGGTCTCAACCcaccagaggaagaggagatctCAGCAAAGACGTCTTCACATAGTTTAGCTGAAGGCAGTAACTCTCAATTCAAAACAGAAATCTCTTCAAAGCCAGCACAAGTGTCTCCAACATTTTATTATGGAGTATGTCCACTGTGGGATGATGTTTTGGCTAGAAATG AGAGAGCACATGTCTACACAGACAAGAAAGATGCCCTTCAAGCTGTAAAGATGATGAAGGGCGCCCGCTTCAAAGCCTTTCCTATCCGTGAAGATGCAGAGAAGTTTGCTAAGGGGATCTGTGACTATTTCCCCTCTCCCAACAAATCTACACCTTGTGTATCTCCTGTCAAACCAGGCCTCGTCATGGGTAAAG ACCACATGGAGGTCGATACCATCAACCGGGAGCGGGCCAACAGTTTCAAGAGCCCACGCACCCAGGATCTCACCGCCAAACTGAGGAAAGCTGTGGAGAAGGGCGATGAGGTGGCCTTCAGTGAGCTGGTGTGGAACAATCCACGCTATCTCATTGGCTCAGGTGATAACCCAACCATCGTGCAG GAGGGCTGCCGGTACAACGTAATGCATGTTGCAGCCAAGGAGAACCAGGCAGGAGTCGCCCAGCTTCTGCTCGACACCTTGGAGAACCCAGAGTTTATGCGCCTCATGTATCCAGACGACCAGGAAGTAATGCTGCAGAAACGTATCCGCTACATTGTAGATCTTTACCTCAACACTCCAGATAAGGCT GGCTTTGAAACACCACTCCACTTTGCCTGTAAGTTTGGGTGCCCGGACATGGTCAATGTCCTGTGCTCACATCCTGACATCGATAAGAACTGCAAGAACAAGGATGGCCAGAAACCTTGTGAT ctTATTTGtagcaggaaaaataaaactcaagAAGTGAAACAGAAGATAAGTGACTATTTAGAGG ATCGCTGCTATATCCCTTTGCTGAGGGCAGCTGACAACACCACTCAGCCCATCATTGGTGCTCTGTGGTCACCTGAGTCCTCAGAAAGTCTCTCGCTGGCCCAGCTGCATGGAAGAAGCCCTATGGATCCGCTGATGACTGTCACAGCCTTCGCTGGCCCGCTGAGCCCTTCTAAA GCGGATGATTTTCGACGGTCCTGGAAGACGCCACCCAGAGAGCGGGCGGATGATTTCCACCACATTCTGAAGTCAGATCCTGACCGTGGGGCAGAGAGGGTGGGCAG ACAGCTGGCTCATGTGATGGGCCACCCGTGGGCTGAGTACTGGGACTTCCTGGATAGTTTTGTGGATCTGTCTTCAACTGACGGGCTGCGCAAGCTGGAAGAGTACCTTAGCAAGAAGGACTTCAGCCCACTTGCTCATGAAGAGGCTGGGGAGAATGAGACCAGCAACAGGTTCAAAACCCCCTCTCCAG CCAAGCCCAAAAAGTTCTGCAACTCCATCTCTGTTGGTGCCTTCCTGGACGAGGGTGATGACATCAGCCTTGAGGAGATGAAGAACCGACAGAATGCAGCACTCACCAGCatcacctcctctgctgcatccAAGGACAGTCTGAAGGGAGCAGTGGGGGGCCGCGAGTTCCACATCCTGCCCATCGCACTGCACCACCGTGGGGCCGACTTGATTGAGACAGCGGCCGAGCAGGACCTTCTGTGCTGCTGCGATGACGGACTGCTGTCACCCGGCATCGTCTGCAAAAATGGGGTGTGCTCCTCTTCCAGAGACAGGACTCACAATGGAGACAAGGTGGCCCCTCGCACCTCCCCATCCTCATCCTCTTGCCTGCTGTCGCCCATCTCCAACCTCATGGTGGAGTTTGAGCGCATGACACTGCAGGAGCCGCTGGACAGCCCCACCagctgcagggagaggaggagcagtggcgGGAGCCGACACAGGGAGGCCAGAGACTCCTATGGTTCCCCCTCAGCCGCAGACCTGAACTCCGGGCTGAACCGCCTGTCTCTCGGTCATAGCAGTCAGGACAGTGAAACCGTGGAGGGGCCGGGCTGGAGaacagggggaggaggggcaGAGGAGAGGCGTAGCAGCGGGAGCTCAGAGGAGTACTTTGAAGCAGAGGAGAGTCTGGAGGTGTTGGGCAGGACTAGGGGGTCAGTATCAGGGGGCCGCAACTTCTGTGCTAGGTCCAAGTCATGGGACCATGGGGGACGGGACCTGAGCAGCTCAGGATCCTCTGGGTCCTCCTACAAGTCTTTGGAGAACTCCAATGAGTTCCTACCCAGGACCCCACCGCAAATGAGAAGAGGACTTTTCATTGAAGG ggaTACTCCAACCAAGTTGGACAGAGAGGTCCTCTCAGCAATAGAAGGCATAGATGTCGATCCCCAGAAATATCCCAGCATTCAGAAGTGGAAGAGCACAATGAAGTCGTTCTCTGCATCAGACATGCACAG CTGGCCCAGCCCTGCGGTGGTAAAACCACGACTCAGGATGCAGCATCAGACCCCTGGCTCCCCGGTCAGCAGCCTGATGTCTCCCACCGGCCGCTTCAGTCCTGCCCGGCACACCGCCTCGCCAGACTTCAGCCCCAGCCGTTACAGCCCTGCCAATGCTAGCTACATCCAGCGCATCCGCCTCAAGCACTTCTAA
- the pgam5 gene encoding serine/threonine-protein phosphatase PGAM5, mitochondrial isoform X1: protein MSYRKTLKLICGFAGGSAVVVLAAAAADSRGYFGERRGEAAGRWSRFTVLQAAQPAWTPASHTPAPTGHSWDFNWDKRDPSALSNGKKKETATEDPSSEQDNGKPKATRNILLIRHSQYNLSGNSDKERILTPLGREQAELTGQRLAALGLKYDILIHSSMARATETANIISKHLPGPGVELLSCDLLREGAPIEPVPPVTHWKPDAVQYHEDGARIEAAFRRYIHRADPKQKEDSFEIIVCHANVIRYFVCRALQFPPEGWLRMGLNNGSITWLTIRPSGRVALRTLGDSGFMPPDKLTRT, encoded by the exons ATGTCGTACaggaaaactttaaaacttATTTGTGGCTTCGCCGGAGGCTCTGCCGTCGTGGTGTTAGCGGCAGCCGCTGCCGACTCCCGCGGATACTTCGGTGAGCGGCGCGGGGAGGCGGCCGGTCGGTGGTCGAGATTCACCGTCCTCCAAGCTGCGCAGCCAGCGTGGACACCTGCCAGCCACACGCCAGCCCCGACTGGACACTCCTGGGACTTCAACTGGGATAA GAGAGACCCATCTGCACTGTCTAACgggaagaagaaggaaactGCAACCGAGGACCCCAGCTCAGAGCAGGACAACGGCAAACCAAAAGCAACACGAAACATCCTCCTCATCAGACACTCCCAGTACAACCTGAGCGGAAACAGCGACAAGGAGAGGATCCTCACTCCATTAG GTCGTGAGCAGGCAGAGCTGACGGGCCAGCGTTTGGCAGCGTTGGGACTTAAGTATGATATTCTGATCCACTCGAGCATGGCCAGGGCTACAGAGACTGCAAATATCATCAGCAAACACCTTCCAG GTCCAGGAGTGGAGCTGTTGAGTTGTGATCTGCTAAGAGAGGGTGCGCCCATCGAGCCAGTTCCACCGGTCACTCACTGGAAGCCTGATGCTGTG CAGTACCACGAAGACGGCGCTCGCATTGAGGCAGCCTTCCGCCGCTACATCCACCGTGCTGACCCCAAGCAGAAGGAGGACAGCTTCGAGATCATCGTGTGTCATGCCAATGTCATCCGTTATTTTGTCTGCAG GGCTCTGCAGTTTCCTCCAGAGGGCTGGTTACGGATGGGCTTGAACAATGGCAGCATCACTTGGCTCACAATCCGCCCTAGCGGCAGGGTGGCCCTCAGAACTCTGGGAGATTCAGGATTCATGCCCCCGGACAAGCTAACACGGACCTGA
- the pgam5 gene encoding serine/threonine-protein phosphatase PGAM5, mitochondrial isoform X3: MSYRKTLKLICGFAGGSAVVVLAAAAADSRGYFGERRGEAAGRWSRFTVLQAAQPAWTPASHTPAPTGHSWDFNWDKRDPSALSNGKKKETATEDPSSEQDNGKPKATRNILLIRHSQYNLSGNSDKERILTPLGREQAELTGQRLAALGLKYDILIHSSMARATETANIISKHLPGVELLSCDLLREGAPIEPVPPVTHWKPDAVQYHEDGARIEAAFRRYIHRADPKQKEDSFEIIVCHANVIRYFVCRALQFPPEGWLRMGLNNGSITWLTIRPSGRVALRTLGDSGFMPPDKLTRT, translated from the exons ATGTCGTACaggaaaactttaaaacttATTTGTGGCTTCGCCGGAGGCTCTGCCGTCGTGGTGTTAGCGGCAGCCGCTGCCGACTCCCGCGGATACTTCGGTGAGCGGCGCGGGGAGGCGGCCGGTCGGTGGTCGAGATTCACCGTCCTCCAAGCTGCGCAGCCAGCGTGGACACCTGCCAGCCACACGCCAGCCCCGACTGGACACTCCTGGGACTTCAACTGGGATAA GAGAGACCCATCTGCACTGTCTAACgggaagaagaaggaaactGCAACCGAGGACCCCAGCTCAGAGCAGGACAACGGCAAACCAAAAGCAACACGAAACATCCTCCTCATCAGACACTCCCAGTACAACCTGAGCGGAAACAGCGACAAGGAGAGGATCCTCACTCCATTAG GTCGTGAGCAGGCAGAGCTGACGGGCCAGCGTTTGGCAGCGTTGGGACTTAAGTATGATATTCTGATCCACTCGAGCATGGCCAGGGCTACAGAGACTGCAAATATCATCAGCAAACACCTTCCAG GAGTGGAGCTGTTGAGTTGTGATCTGCTAAGAGAGGGTGCGCCCATCGAGCCAGTTCCACCGGTCACTCACTGGAAGCCTGATGCTGTG CAGTACCACGAAGACGGCGCTCGCATTGAGGCAGCCTTCCGCCGCTACATCCACCGTGCTGACCCCAAGCAGAAGGAGGACAGCTTCGAGATCATCGTGTGTCATGCCAATGTCATCCGTTATTTTGTCTGCAG GGCTCTGCAGTTTCCTCCAGAGGGCTGGTTACGGATGGGCTTGAACAATGGCAGCATCACTTGGCTCACAATCCGCCCTAGCGGCAGGGTGGCCCTCAGAACTCTGGGAGATTCAGGATTCATGCCCCCGGACAAGCTAACACGGACCTGA
- the pgam5 gene encoding serine/threonine-protein phosphatase PGAM5, mitochondrial isoform X2: MSYRKTLKLICGFAGGSAVVVLAAAAADSRGYFGERRGEAAGRWSRFTVLQAAQPAWTPASHTPAPTGHSWDFNWDKRDPSALSNGKKKETATEDPSSEQDNGKPKATRNILLIRHSQYNLSGNSDKERILTPLGREQAELTGQRLAALGLKYDILIHSSMARATETANIISKHLPGPGVELLSCDLLREGAPIEPVPPVTHWKPDAVYHEDGARIEAAFRRYIHRADPKQKEDSFEIIVCHANVIRYFVCRALQFPPEGWLRMGLNNGSITWLTIRPSGRVALRTLGDSGFMPPDKLTRT; encoded by the exons ATGTCGTACaggaaaactttaaaacttATTTGTGGCTTCGCCGGAGGCTCTGCCGTCGTGGTGTTAGCGGCAGCCGCTGCCGACTCCCGCGGATACTTCGGTGAGCGGCGCGGGGAGGCGGCCGGTCGGTGGTCGAGATTCACCGTCCTCCAAGCTGCGCAGCCAGCGTGGACACCTGCCAGCCACACGCCAGCCCCGACTGGACACTCCTGGGACTTCAACTGGGATAA GAGAGACCCATCTGCACTGTCTAACgggaagaagaaggaaactGCAACCGAGGACCCCAGCTCAGAGCAGGACAACGGCAAACCAAAAGCAACACGAAACATCCTCCTCATCAGACACTCCCAGTACAACCTGAGCGGAAACAGCGACAAGGAGAGGATCCTCACTCCATTAG GTCGTGAGCAGGCAGAGCTGACGGGCCAGCGTTTGGCAGCGTTGGGACTTAAGTATGATATTCTGATCCACTCGAGCATGGCCAGGGCTACAGAGACTGCAAATATCATCAGCAAACACCTTCCAG GTCCAGGAGTGGAGCTGTTGAGTTGTGATCTGCTAAGAGAGGGTGCGCCCATCGAGCCAGTTCCACCGGTCACTCACTGGAAGCCTGATGCTGTG TACCACGAAGACGGCGCTCGCATTGAGGCAGCCTTCCGCCGCTACATCCACCGTGCTGACCCCAAGCAGAAGGAGGACAGCTTCGAGATCATCGTGTGTCATGCCAATGTCATCCGTTATTTTGTCTGCAG GGCTCTGCAGTTTCCTCCAGAGGGCTGGTTACGGATGGGCTTGAACAATGGCAGCATCACTTGGCTCACAATCCGCCCTAGCGGCAGGGTGGCCCTCAGAACTCTGGGAGATTCAGGATTCATGCCCCCGGACAAGCTAACACGGACCTGA
- the pgam5 gene encoding serine/threonine-protein phosphatase PGAM5, mitochondrial isoform X4 produces MSYRKTLKLICGFAGGSAVVVLAAAAADSRGYFGERRGEAAGRWSRFTVLQAAQPAWTPASHTPAPTGHSWDFNWDKRDPSALSNGKKKETATEDPSSEQDNGKPKATRNILLIRHSQYNLSGNSDKERILTPLGREQAELTGQRLAALGLKYDILIHSSMARATETANIISKHLPGVELLSCDLLREGAPIEPVPPVTHWKPDAVYHEDGARIEAAFRRYIHRADPKQKEDSFEIIVCHANVIRYFVCRALQFPPEGWLRMGLNNGSITWLTIRPSGRVALRTLGDSGFMPPDKLTRT; encoded by the exons ATGTCGTACaggaaaactttaaaacttATTTGTGGCTTCGCCGGAGGCTCTGCCGTCGTGGTGTTAGCGGCAGCCGCTGCCGACTCCCGCGGATACTTCGGTGAGCGGCGCGGGGAGGCGGCCGGTCGGTGGTCGAGATTCACCGTCCTCCAAGCTGCGCAGCCAGCGTGGACACCTGCCAGCCACACGCCAGCCCCGACTGGACACTCCTGGGACTTCAACTGGGATAA GAGAGACCCATCTGCACTGTCTAACgggaagaagaaggaaactGCAACCGAGGACCCCAGCTCAGAGCAGGACAACGGCAAACCAAAAGCAACACGAAACATCCTCCTCATCAGACACTCCCAGTACAACCTGAGCGGAAACAGCGACAAGGAGAGGATCCTCACTCCATTAG GTCGTGAGCAGGCAGAGCTGACGGGCCAGCGTTTGGCAGCGTTGGGACTTAAGTATGATATTCTGATCCACTCGAGCATGGCCAGGGCTACAGAGACTGCAAATATCATCAGCAAACACCTTCCAG GAGTGGAGCTGTTGAGTTGTGATCTGCTAAGAGAGGGTGCGCCCATCGAGCCAGTTCCACCGGTCACTCACTGGAAGCCTGATGCTGTG TACCACGAAGACGGCGCTCGCATTGAGGCAGCCTTCCGCCGCTACATCCACCGTGCTGACCCCAAGCAGAAGGAGGACAGCTTCGAGATCATCGTGTGTCATGCCAATGTCATCCGTTATTTTGTCTGCAG GGCTCTGCAGTTTCCTCCAGAGGGCTGGTTACGGATGGGCTTGAACAATGGCAGCATCACTTGGCTCACAATCCGCCCTAGCGGCAGGGTGGCCCTCAGAACTCTGGGAGATTCAGGATTCATGCCCCCGGACAAGCTAACACGGACCTGA